A window from Macaca thibetana thibetana isolate TM-01 chromosome 7, ASM2454274v1, whole genome shotgun sequence encodes these proteins:
- the TLE3 gene encoding transducin-like enhancer protein 3 isoform X7, with amino-acid sequence MYPQGRHPAPHQPGQPGFKFTVAESCDRIKDEFQFLQAQYHSLKVEYDKLANEKTEMQRHYVMYYEMSYGLNIEMHKQTEIAKRLNTILAQIMPFLSQEHQQQVAQAVERAKQVTMTELNAIIGQQLQAQHLSHATHGPPVQLPPHPSGLQPPGIPPVTGSSSGLLALGALGSQAHLTVKDEKNHHELDHRERESSANNSVSPSESLRASEKHRGSADYSMEAKKRKAEEKDSLSRYDSDGDKSDDLVVDVSNEDPATPRVSPAHSPPENGLDKARSLKKDAPTSPASVASSSSTPSSKTKDLGHNDKSSTPGLKSNTPTPRNDAPTPGTSTTPGLRSMPGKPPGMDPIGIMASALRTPISITSSYAAPFAMMSHHEMNGSLTSPGAYASLHNIPPQMSAAAAAAAAAYGRSPMVSFGAVGFDPHPPMRATGLPSSLASIPGGKPAYSFHVSADGQMQPVPFPHDALAGPGIPRHARQINTLSHGEVVCAVTISNPTRHVYTGGKGCVKIWDISQPGSKSPISQLDCLNRDNYIRSCKLLPDGRTLIVGGEASTLTIWDLASPTPRIKAELTSSAPACYALAISPDAKVCFSCCSDGNIAVWDLHNQTLVRQFQGHTDGASCIDISHDGTKLWTGGLDNTVRSWDLREGRQLQQHDFTSQIFSLGYCPTGEWLAVGMESSNVEVLHHTKPDKYQLHLHESCVLSLKFAYCGKWFVSTGKDNLLNAWRTPYGASIFQSKESSSVLSCDISADDKYIVTGSGDKKATVYEVIY; translated from the exons ACGGAGATTGCGAAGAGACTGAATACAATTTTAGCACAGATCATGCCTTTCCTGTCACAAGAG CACCAGCAGCAGGTGGCGCAGGCAGTGGAACGCGCCAAGCAGGTCACCATGACGGAGCTGAACGCCATCATCGGG cagcagctccaggcGCAGCACCTCTCCCATGCCACACACGGCCCCCCGGTCCAGTTGCCACCCCACCCGTCAGGTCTCCAGCCTCCAGGAATACCCCCAGTGACAGGGAGCAGCTCCGGGCTGCTGGCATTGGGCGCCCTGGGCAGCCAGGCCCATCTGACGGTGAAGGATGAGAAGAACCACCATGAACTCGATCACAGAG AGAGAGAATCCAGTGCG AATAACTCTGTGTCACCCTCGGAAAGCCTCCGGGCCAGTGAAAAGCACCGGGGCTCTGCAGACTACAGCATGGAAGCCAAGAAGCGGAAGGCGGAGGAGAAGGACAGCTTGAGCCGATAC GACAGTGATGGGGACAAGAGTGATGATCTGGTGGTGGATGTTTCCAATGAG GACCCCGCAACGCCCCGGGTCAGCCCGGCACACTCCCCTCCTGAAAATGGGCTGGATAAGGCCCGTAGCCTGAAAAAGGATGCGCCCACCAGCCCCGCCTCGGTGGCCTCTTCCAGTAGCACACCTTCCTCCAAGACCAAAGACCTTGGTCAT AACGACAAATCCTCtacccctgggctcaagtccaACACACCAACCCCAAGGAACGACGCCCCAACTCCAGGCACCAGCACGACCCCAGGGCTCAGGTCGATGCCGGGTAAACCTCCGGGCATGGACCCGATAGGTATAATGG CCTCAGCTCTGCGCACGCCCATCTCCATCACCAGCTCCTATGCAGCGCCCTTCGCCATGATGAGCCACCACGAGATGAACGGCTCCCTCACCAGTCCTGGCGCCTACGCCAGCCTGCACAACATCCCACCCCAGATGagtgccgccgccgccgctgcagCCGCTGCCTACGGCCGATCGCCAATGGTGAGCTTTGGAGCT GTTGGTTTTGATCCTCACCCCCCAATGCGGGCCACAGGCCTCCCCTCAAGCCTGGCCTCCATTCCTGGAGGAAAACC AGCGTACTCATTCCATGTGAGCGCTGATGGGCAGATGCAGCCCGTGCCCTTCCCCCACGACGCCCTGGCAGGCCCCGGCATCCCGAGGCACGCCCGGCAGATTAACACACTCAGCCACGGGGAGGTGGTGTGTGCCGTGACCATCAGCAACCCCACGAGGCACGTCTACACAGGTGGCAAGGGCTGCGTGAAGATCTGGGACATCAGCCAGCCAGGCAGCAAGAGCCCCATCTCCCAGCTGGACTGCCTG AACAGGGACAATTACATCCGCTCCTGCAAGCTGCTTCCTGACGGGCGCACGCTCATCGTGGGCGGCGAGGCCAGCACGCTCACCATCTGGGACCTGGCCTCGCCCACGCCCCGCATCAAGGCCGAGCTGACGTCCTCGGCTCCCGCCTGTTATGCCCTGGCCATCAGCCCTGATGCCAAAGTCTGCTTCTCCTGCTGCAGCGACGGGAACATAGCTGTCTGGGACCTGCACAACCAGACCCTGGTCAG GCAGTTCCAGGGCCACACGGACGGGGCCAGCTGCATAGACATCTCCCACGATGGCACCAAACTGTGGACAGGgggcctggacaacacggtgcgCTCCTGGGACCTGCGGGAGGGCCGGCAGCTACAGCAGCATGACTTCACTTCCCAG ATCTTCTCGCTGGGCTACTGCCCCACTGGGGAGTGGCTGGCCGTGGGCATGGAGAGCAGCAACGTGGAGGTGCTGCACCACACCAAGCCTGACAAGTACCAGCTGCACCTGCACGAGAGCTGCGTGCTCTCCCTCAAGTTCGCCTACTGCG GCAAGTGGTTCGTGAGCACTGGGAAAGATAACCTTCTCAACGCCTGGAGGACGCCTTATGGAGCCAGCATATTCCAG TCTAAAGAATCCTCGTCTGTCTTGAGTTGTGACATTTCGGCGGATGACAAATACATTGTAACAGGCTCTGGTGACAAGAAGGCCACAGTTTATGAGGTCATCTACTAA
- the TLE3 gene encoding transducin-like enhancer protein 3 isoform X4, with protein MYPQGRHPAPHQPGQPGFKFTVAESCDRIKDEFQFLQAQYHSLKVEYDKLANEKTEMQRHYVMYYEMSYGLNIEMHKQTEIAKRLNTILAQIMPFLSQEHQQQVAQAVERAKQVTMTELNAIIGVRGLPNLPLTQQQLQAQHLSHATHGPPVQLPPHPSGLQPPGIPPVTGSSSGLLALGALGSQAHLTVKDEKNHHELDHRERESSANNSVSPSESLRASEKHRGSADYSMEAKKRKAEEKDSLSRYDSDGDKSDDLVVDVSNEDPATPRVSPAHSPPENGLDKARSLKKDAPTSPASVASSSSTPSSKTKDLGHNDKSSTPGLKSNTPTPRNDAPTPGTSTTPGLRSMPGKPPGMDPIASALRTPISITSSYAAPFAMMSHHEMNGSLTSPGAYASLHNIPPQMSAAAAAAAAAYGRSPMVSFGAVGFDPHPPMRATGLPSSLASIPGGKPAYSFHVSADGQMQPVPFPHDALAGPGIPRHARQINTLSHGEVVCAVTISNPTRHVYTGGKGCVKIWDISQPGSKSPISQLDCLNRDNYIRSCKLLPDGRTLIVGGEASTLTIWDLASPTPRIKAELTSSAPACYALAISPDAKVCFSCCSDGNIAVWDLHNQTLVRQFQGHTDGASCIDISHDGTKLWTGGLDNTVRSWDLREGRQLQQHDFTSQIFSLGYCPTGEWLAVGMESSNVEVLHHTKPDKYQLHLHESCVLSLKFAYCGKWFVSTGKDNLLNAWRTPYGASIFQSKESSSVLSCDISADDKYIVTGSGDKKATVYEVIY; from the exons ACGGAGATTGCGAAGAGACTGAATACAATTTTAGCACAGATCATGCCTTTCCTGTCACAAGAG CACCAGCAGCAGGTGGCGCAGGCAGTGGAACGCGCCAAGCAGGTCACCATGACGGAGCTGAACGCCATCATCGGGGTACGTGGACTCCCCAATCTGCCTCTTACC cagcagcagctccaggcGCAGCACCTCTCCCATGCCACACACGGCCCCCCGGTCCAGTTGCCACCCCACCCGTCAGGTCTCCAGCCTCCAGGAATACCCCCAGTGACAGGGAGCAGCTCCGGGCTGCTGGCATTGGGCGCCCTGGGCAGCCAGGCCCATCTGACGGTGAAGGATGAGAAGAACCACCATGAACTCGATCACAGAG AGAGAGAATCCAGTGCG AATAACTCTGTGTCACCCTCGGAAAGCCTCCGGGCCAGTGAAAAGCACCGGGGCTCTGCAGACTACAGCATGGAAGCCAAGAAGCGGAAGGCGGAGGAGAAGGACAGCTTGAGCCGATAC GACAGTGATGGGGACAAGAGTGATGATCTGGTGGTGGATGTTTCCAATGAG GACCCCGCAACGCCCCGGGTCAGCCCGGCACACTCCCCTCCTGAAAATGGGCTGGATAAGGCCCGTAGCCTGAAAAAGGATGCGCCCACCAGCCCCGCCTCGGTGGCCTCTTCCAGTAGCACACCTTCCTCCAAGACCAAAGACCTTGGTCAT AACGACAAATCCTCtacccctgggctcaagtccaACACACCAACCCCAAGGAACGACGCCCCAACTCCAGGCACCAGCACGACCCCAGGGCTCAGGTCGATGCCGGGTAAACCTCCGGGCATGGACCCGATAG CCTCAGCTCTGCGCACGCCCATCTCCATCACCAGCTCCTATGCAGCGCCCTTCGCCATGATGAGCCACCACGAGATGAACGGCTCCCTCACCAGTCCTGGCGCCTACGCCAGCCTGCACAACATCCCACCCCAGATGagtgccgccgccgccgctgcagCCGCTGCCTACGGCCGATCGCCAATGGTGAGCTTTGGAGCT GTTGGTTTTGATCCTCACCCCCCAATGCGGGCCACAGGCCTCCCCTCAAGCCTGGCCTCCATTCCTGGAGGAAAACC AGCGTACTCATTCCATGTGAGCGCTGATGGGCAGATGCAGCCCGTGCCCTTCCCCCACGACGCCCTGGCAGGCCCCGGCATCCCGAGGCACGCCCGGCAGATTAACACACTCAGCCACGGGGAGGTGGTGTGTGCCGTGACCATCAGCAACCCCACGAGGCACGTCTACACAGGTGGCAAGGGCTGCGTGAAGATCTGGGACATCAGCCAGCCAGGCAGCAAGAGCCCCATCTCCCAGCTGGACTGCCTG AACAGGGACAATTACATCCGCTCCTGCAAGCTGCTTCCTGACGGGCGCACGCTCATCGTGGGCGGCGAGGCCAGCACGCTCACCATCTGGGACCTGGCCTCGCCCACGCCCCGCATCAAGGCCGAGCTGACGTCCTCGGCTCCCGCCTGTTATGCCCTGGCCATCAGCCCTGATGCCAAAGTCTGCTTCTCCTGCTGCAGCGACGGGAACATAGCTGTCTGGGACCTGCACAACCAGACCCTGGTCAG GCAGTTCCAGGGCCACACGGACGGGGCCAGCTGCATAGACATCTCCCACGATGGCACCAAACTGTGGACAGGgggcctggacaacacggtgcgCTCCTGGGACCTGCGGGAGGGCCGGCAGCTACAGCAGCATGACTTCACTTCCCAG ATCTTCTCGCTGGGCTACTGCCCCACTGGGGAGTGGCTGGCCGTGGGCATGGAGAGCAGCAACGTGGAGGTGCTGCACCACACCAAGCCTGACAAGTACCAGCTGCACCTGCACGAGAGCTGCGTGCTCTCCCTCAAGTTCGCCTACTGCG GCAAGTGGTTCGTGAGCACTGGGAAAGATAACCTTCTCAACGCCTGGAGGACGCCTTATGGAGCCAGCATATTCCAG TCTAAAGAATCCTCGTCTGTCTTGAGTTGTGACATTTCGGCGGATGACAAATACATTGTAACAGGCTCTGGTGACAAGAAGGCCACAGTTTATGAGGTCATCTACTAA
- the TLE3 gene encoding transducin-like enhancer protein 3 isoform X8, giving the protein MYPQGRHPAPHQPGQPGFKFTVAESCDRIKDEFQFLQAQYHSLKVEYDKLANEKTEMQRHYVMYYEMSYGLNIEMHKQTEIAKRLNTILAQIMPFLSQEHQQQVAQAVERAKQVTMTELNAIIGVRGLPNLPLTQQQLQAQHLSHATHGPPVQLPPHPSGLQPPGIPPVTGSSSGLLALGALGSQAHLTVKDEKNHHELDHRERESSANNSVSPSESLRASEKHRGSADYSMEAKKRKAEEKDSLSRYDSDGDKSDDLVVDVSNEDPATPRVSPAHSPPENGLDKARSLKKDAPTSPASVASSSSTPSSKTKDLGHNDKSSTPGLKSNTPTPRNDAPTPGTSTTPGLRSMPASALRTPISITSSYAAPFAMMSHHEMNGSLTSPGAYASLHNIPPQMSAAAAAAAAAYGRSPMVSFGAVGFDPHPPMRATGLPSSLASIPGGKPAYSFHVSADGQMQPVPFPHDALAGPGIPRHARQINTLSHGEVVCAVTISNPTRHVYTGGKGCVKIWDISQPGSKSPISQLDCLNRDNYIRSCKLLPDGRTLIVGGEASTLTIWDLASPTPRIKAELTSSAPACYALAISPDAKVCFSCCSDGNIAVWDLHNQTLVRQFQGHTDGASCIDISHDGTKLWTGGLDNTVRSWDLREGRQLQQHDFTSQIFSLGYCPTGEWLAVGMESSNVEVLHHTKPDKYQLHLHESCVLSLKFAYCGKWFVSTGKDNLLNAWRTPYGASIFQSKESSSVLSCDISADDKYIVTGSGDKKATVYEVIY; this is encoded by the exons ACGGAGATTGCGAAGAGACTGAATACAATTTTAGCACAGATCATGCCTTTCCTGTCACAAGAG CACCAGCAGCAGGTGGCGCAGGCAGTGGAACGCGCCAAGCAGGTCACCATGACGGAGCTGAACGCCATCATCGGGGTACGTGGACTCCCCAATCTGCCTCTTACC cagcagcagctccaggcGCAGCACCTCTCCCATGCCACACACGGCCCCCCGGTCCAGTTGCCACCCCACCCGTCAGGTCTCCAGCCTCCAGGAATACCCCCAGTGACAGGGAGCAGCTCCGGGCTGCTGGCATTGGGCGCCCTGGGCAGCCAGGCCCATCTGACGGTGAAGGATGAGAAGAACCACCATGAACTCGATCACAGAG AGAGAGAATCCAGTGCG AATAACTCTGTGTCACCCTCGGAAAGCCTCCGGGCCAGTGAAAAGCACCGGGGCTCTGCAGACTACAGCATGGAAGCCAAGAAGCGGAAGGCGGAGGAGAAGGACAGCTTGAGCCGATAC GACAGTGATGGGGACAAGAGTGATGATCTGGTGGTGGATGTTTCCAATGAG GACCCCGCAACGCCCCGGGTCAGCCCGGCACACTCCCCTCCTGAAAATGGGCTGGATAAGGCCCGTAGCCTGAAAAAGGATGCGCCCACCAGCCCCGCCTCGGTGGCCTCTTCCAGTAGCACACCTTCCTCCAAGACCAAAGACCTTGGTCAT AACGACAAATCCTCtacccctgggctcaagtccaACACACCAACCCCAAGGAACGACGCCCCAACTCCAGGCACCAGCACGACCCCAGGGCTCAGGTCGATGCCGG CCTCAGCTCTGCGCACGCCCATCTCCATCACCAGCTCCTATGCAGCGCCCTTCGCCATGATGAGCCACCACGAGATGAACGGCTCCCTCACCAGTCCTGGCGCCTACGCCAGCCTGCACAACATCCCACCCCAGATGagtgccgccgccgccgctgcagCCGCTGCCTACGGCCGATCGCCAATGGTGAGCTTTGGAGCT GTTGGTTTTGATCCTCACCCCCCAATGCGGGCCACAGGCCTCCCCTCAAGCCTGGCCTCCATTCCTGGAGGAAAACC AGCGTACTCATTCCATGTGAGCGCTGATGGGCAGATGCAGCCCGTGCCCTTCCCCCACGACGCCCTGGCAGGCCCCGGCATCCCGAGGCACGCCCGGCAGATTAACACACTCAGCCACGGGGAGGTGGTGTGTGCCGTGACCATCAGCAACCCCACGAGGCACGTCTACACAGGTGGCAAGGGCTGCGTGAAGATCTGGGACATCAGCCAGCCAGGCAGCAAGAGCCCCATCTCCCAGCTGGACTGCCTG AACAGGGACAATTACATCCGCTCCTGCAAGCTGCTTCCTGACGGGCGCACGCTCATCGTGGGCGGCGAGGCCAGCACGCTCACCATCTGGGACCTGGCCTCGCCCACGCCCCGCATCAAGGCCGAGCTGACGTCCTCGGCTCCCGCCTGTTATGCCCTGGCCATCAGCCCTGATGCCAAAGTCTGCTTCTCCTGCTGCAGCGACGGGAACATAGCTGTCTGGGACCTGCACAACCAGACCCTGGTCAG GCAGTTCCAGGGCCACACGGACGGGGCCAGCTGCATAGACATCTCCCACGATGGCACCAAACTGTGGACAGGgggcctggacaacacggtgcgCTCCTGGGACCTGCGGGAGGGCCGGCAGCTACAGCAGCATGACTTCACTTCCCAG ATCTTCTCGCTGGGCTACTGCCCCACTGGGGAGTGGCTGGCCGTGGGCATGGAGAGCAGCAACGTGGAGGTGCTGCACCACACCAAGCCTGACAAGTACCAGCTGCACCTGCACGAGAGCTGCGTGCTCTCCCTCAAGTTCGCCTACTGCG GCAAGTGGTTCGTGAGCACTGGGAAAGATAACCTTCTCAACGCCTGGAGGACGCCTTATGGAGCCAGCATATTCCAG TCTAAAGAATCCTCGTCTGTCTTGAGTTGTGACATTTCGGCGGATGACAAATACATTGTAACAGGCTCTGGTGACAAGAAGGCCACAGTTTATGAGGTCATCTACTAA
- the TLE3 gene encoding transducin-like enhancer protein 3 isoform X5 encodes MYPQGRHPAPHQPGQPGFKFTVAESCDRIKDEFQFLQAQYHSLKVEYDKLANEKTEMQRHYVMYYEMSYGLNIEMHKQTEIAKRLNTILAQIMPFLSQEHQQQVAQAVERAKQVTMTELNAIIGVRGLPNLPLTQQQLQAQHLSHATHGPPVQLPPHPSGLQPPGIPPVTGSSSGLLALGALGSQAHLTVKDEKNHHELDHRERESSANNSVSPSESLRASEKHRGSADYSMEAKKRKAEEKDSLSRYDSDGDKSDDLVVDVSNEDPATPRVSPAHSPPENGLDKARSLKKDAPTSPASVASSSSTPSSKTKDLGHNDKSSTPGLKSNTPTPRNDAPTPGTSTTPGLRSMPGKPPGMDPIASALRTPISITSSYAAPFAMMSHHEMNGSLTSPGAYASLHNIPPQMSAAAAAAAAAYGRSPMVGFDPHPPMRATGLPSSLASIPGGKPAYSFHVSADGQMQPVPFPHDALAGPGIPRHARQINTLSHGEVVCAVTISNPTRHVYTGGKGCVKIWDISQPGSKSPISQLDCLNRDNYIRSCKLLPDGRTLIVGGEASTLTIWDLASPTPRIKAELTSSAPACYALAISPDAKVCFSCCSDGNIAVWDLHNQTLVRQFQGHTDGASCIDISHDGTKLWTGGLDNTVRSWDLREGRQLQQHDFTSQIFSLGYCPTGEWLAVGMESSNVEVLHHTKPDKYQLHLHESCVLSLKFAYCGKWFVSTGKDNLLNAWRTPYGASIFQSKESSSVLSCDISADDKYIVTGSGDKKATVYEVIY; translated from the exons ACGGAGATTGCGAAGAGACTGAATACAATTTTAGCACAGATCATGCCTTTCCTGTCACAAGAG CACCAGCAGCAGGTGGCGCAGGCAGTGGAACGCGCCAAGCAGGTCACCATGACGGAGCTGAACGCCATCATCGGGGTACGTGGACTCCCCAATCTGCCTCTTACC cagcagcagctccaggcGCAGCACCTCTCCCATGCCACACACGGCCCCCCGGTCCAGTTGCCACCCCACCCGTCAGGTCTCCAGCCTCCAGGAATACCCCCAGTGACAGGGAGCAGCTCCGGGCTGCTGGCATTGGGCGCCCTGGGCAGCCAGGCCCATCTGACGGTGAAGGATGAGAAGAACCACCATGAACTCGATCACAGAG AGAGAGAATCCAGTGCG AATAACTCTGTGTCACCCTCGGAAAGCCTCCGGGCCAGTGAAAAGCACCGGGGCTCTGCAGACTACAGCATGGAAGCCAAGAAGCGGAAGGCGGAGGAGAAGGACAGCTTGAGCCGATAC GACAGTGATGGGGACAAGAGTGATGATCTGGTGGTGGATGTTTCCAATGAG GACCCCGCAACGCCCCGGGTCAGCCCGGCACACTCCCCTCCTGAAAATGGGCTGGATAAGGCCCGTAGCCTGAAAAAGGATGCGCCCACCAGCCCCGCCTCGGTGGCCTCTTCCAGTAGCACACCTTCCTCCAAGACCAAAGACCTTGGTCAT AACGACAAATCCTCtacccctgggctcaagtccaACACACCAACCCCAAGGAACGACGCCCCAACTCCAGGCACCAGCACGACCCCAGGGCTCAGGTCGATGCCGGGTAAACCTCCGGGCATGGACCCGATAG CCTCAGCTCTGCGCACGCCCATCTCCATCACCAGCTCCTATGCAGCGCCCTTCGCCATGATGAGCCACCACGAGATGAACGGCTCCCTCACCAGTCCTGGCGCCTACGCCAGCCTGCACAACATCCCACCCCAGATGagtgccgccgccgccgctgcagCCGCTGCCTACGGCCGATCGCCAATG GTTGGTTTTGATCCTCACCCCCCAATGCGGGCCACAGGCCTCCCCTCAAGCCTGGCCTCCATTCCTGGAGGAAAACC AGCGTACTCATTCCATGTGAGCGCTGATGGGCAGATGCAGCCCGTGCCCTTCCCCCACGACGCCCTGGCAGGCCCCGGCATCCCGAGGCACGCCCGGCAGATTAACACACTCAGCCACGGGGAGGTGGTGTGTGCCGTGACCATCAGCAACCCCACGAGGCACGTCTACACAGGTGGCAAGGGCTGCGTGAAGATCTGGGACATCAGCCAGCCAGGCAGCAAGAGCCCCATCTCCCAGCTGGACTGCCTG AACAGGGACAATTACATCCGCTCCTGCAAGCTGCTTCCTGACGGGCGCACGCTCATCGTGGGCGGCGAGGCCAGCACGCTCACCATCTGGGACCTGGCCTCGCCCACGCCCCGCATCAAGGCCGAGCTGACGTCCTCGGCTCCCGCCTGTTATGCCCTGGCCATCAGCCCTGATGCCAAAGTCTGCTTCTCCTGCTGCAGCGACGGGAACATAGCTGTCTGGGACCTGCACAACCAGACCCTGGTCAG GCAGTTCCAGGGCCACACGGACGGGGCCAGCTGCATAGACATCTCCCACGATGGCACCAAACTGTGGACAGGgggcctggacaacacggtgcgCTCCTGGGACCTGCGGGAGGGCCGGCAGCTACAGCAGCATGACTTCACTTCCCAG ATCTTCTCGCTGGGCTACTGCCCCACTGGGGAGTGGCTGGCCGTGGGCATGGAGAGCAGCAACGTGGAGGTGCTGCACCACACCAAGCCTGACAAGTACCAGCTGCACCTGCACGAGAGCTGCGTGCTCTCCCTCAAGTTCGCCTACTGCG GCAAGTGGTTCGTGAGCACTGGGAAAGATAACCTTCTCAACGCCTGGAGGACGCCTTATGGAGCCAGCATATTCCAG TCTAAAGAATCCTCGTCTGTCTTGAGTTGTGACATTTCGGCGGATGACAAATACATTGTAACAGGCTCTGGTGACAAGAAGGCCACAGTTTATGAGGTCATCTACTAA
- the TLE3 gene encoding transducin-like enhancer protein 3 isoform X2 codes for MYPQGRHPAPHQPGQPGFKFTVAESCDRIKDEFQFLQAQYHSLKVEYDKLANEKTEMQRHYVMYYEMSYGLNIEMHKQTEIAKRLNTILAQIMPFLSQEHQQQVAQAVERAKQVTMTELNAIIGVRGLPNLPLTQQQLQAQHLSHATHGPPVQLPPHPSGLQPPGIPPVTGSSSGLLALGALGSQAHLTVKDEKNHHELDHRERESSANNSVSPSESLRASEKHRGSADYSMEAKKRKAEEKDSLSRYDSDGDKSDDLVVDVSNEDPATPRVSPAHSPPENGLDKARSLKKDAPTSPASVASSSSTPSSKTKDLGHNDKSSTPGLKSNTPTPRNDAPTPGTSTTPGLRSMPGKPPGMDPIGIMASALRTPISITSSYAAPFAMMSHHEMNGSLTSPGAYASLHNIPPQMSAAAAAAAAAYGRSPMVSFGAVGFDPHPPMRATGLPSSLASIPGGKPAYSFHVSADGQMQPVPFPHDALAGPGIPRHARQINTLSHGEVVCAVTISNPTRHVYTGGKGCVKIWDISQPGSKSPISQLDCLNRDNYIRSCKLLPDGRTLIVGGEASTLTIWDLASPTPRIKAELTSSAPACYALAISPDAKVCFSCCSDGNIAVWDLHNQTLVRQFQGHTDGASCIDISHDGTKLWTGGLDNTVRSWDLREGRQLQQHDFTSQIFSLGYCPTGEWLAVGMESSNVEVLHHTKPDKYQLHLHESCVLSLKFAYCGKWFVSTGKDNLLNAWRTPYGASIFQSKESSSVLSCDISADDKYIVTGSGDKKATVYEVIY; via the exons ACGGAGATTGCGAAGAGACTGAATACAATTTTAGCACAGATCATGCCTTTCCTGTCACAAGAG CACCAGCAGCAGGTGGCGCAGGCAGTGGAACGCGCCAAGCAGGTCACCATGACGGAGCTGAACGCCATCATCGGGGTACGTGGACTCCCCAATCTGCCTCTTACC cagcagcagctccaggcGCAGCACCTCTCCCATGCCACACACGGCCCCCCGGTCCAGTTGCCACCCCACCCGTCAGGTCTCCAGCCTCCAGGAATACCCCCAGTGACAGGGAGCAGCTCCGGGCTGCTGGCATTGGGCGCCCTGGGCAGCCAGGCCCATCTGACGGTGAAGGATGAGAAGAACCACCATGAACTCGATCACAGAG AGAGAGAATCCAGTGCG AATAACTCTGTGTCACCCTCGGAAAGCCTCCGGGCCAGTGAAAAGCACCGGGGCTCTGCAGACTACAGCATGGAAGCCAAGAAGCGGAAGGCGGAGGAGAAGGACAGCTTGAGCCGATAC GACAGTGATGGGGACAAGAGTGATGATCTGGTGGTGGATGTTTCCAATGAG GACCCCGCAACGCCCCGGGTCAGCCCGGCACACTCCCCTCCTGAAAATGGGCTGGATAAGGCCCGTAGCCTGAAAAAGGATGCGCCCACCAGCCCCGCCTCGGTGGCCTCTTCCAGTAGCACACCTTCCTCCAAGACCAAAGACCTTGGTCAT AACGACAAATCCTCtacccctgggctcaagtccaACACACCAACCCCAAGGAACGACGCCCCAACTCCAGGCACCAGCACGACCCCAGGGCTCAGGTCGATGCCGGGTAAACCTCCGGGCATGGACCCGATAGGTATAATGG CCTCAGCTCTGCGCACGCCCATCTCCATCACCAGCTCCTATGCAGCGCCCTTCGCCATGATGAGCCACCACGAGATGAACGGCTCCCTCACCAGTCCTGGCGCCTACGCCAGCCTGCACAACATCCCACCCCAGATGagtgccgccgccgccgctgcagCCGCTGCCTACGGCCGATCGCCAATGGTGAGCTTTGGAGCT GTTGGTTTTGATCCTCACCCCCCAATGCGGGCCACAGGCCTCCCCTCAAGCCTGGCCTCCATTCCTGGAGGAAAACC AGCGTACTCATTCCATGTGAGCGCTGATGGGCAGATGCAGCCCGTGCCCTTCCCCCACGACGCCCTGGCAGGCCCCGGCATCCCGAGGCACGCCCGGCAGATTAACACACTCAGCCACGGGGAGGTGGTGTGTGCCGTGACCATCAGCAACCCCACGAGGCACGTCTACACAGGTGGCAAGGGCTGCGTGAAGATCTGGGACATCAGCCAGCCAGGCAGCAAGAGCCCCATCTCCCAGCTGGACTGCCTG AACAGGGACAATTACATCCGCTCCTGCAAGCTGCTTCCTGACGGGCGCACGCTCATCGTGGGCGGCGAGGCCAGCACGCTCACCATCTGGGACCTGGCCTCGCCCACGCCCCGCATCAAGGCCGAGCTGACGTCCTCGGCTCCCGCCTGTTATGCCCTGGCCATCAGCCCTGATGCCAAAGTCTGCTTCTCCTGCTGCAGCGACGGGAACATAGCTGTCTGGGACCTGCACAACCAGACCCTGGTCAG GCAGTTCCAGGGCCACACGGACGGGGCCAGCTGCATAGACATCTCCCACGATGGCACCAAACTGTGGACAGGgggcctggacaacacggtgcgCTCCTGGGACCTGCGGGAGGGCCGGCAGCTACAGCAGCATGACTTCACTTCCCAG ATCTTCTCGCTGGGCTACTGCCCCACTGGGGAGTGGCTGGCCGTGGGCATGGAGAGCAGCAACGTGGAGGTGCTGCACCACACCAAGCCTGACAAGTACCAGCTGCACCTGCACGAGAGCTGCGTGCTCTCCCTCAAGTTCGCCTACTGCG GCAAGTGGTTCGTGAGCACTGGGAAAGATAACCTTCTCAACGCCTGGAGGACGCCTTATGGAGCCAGCATATTCCAG TCTAAAGAATCCTCGTCTGTCTTGAGTTGTGACATTTCGGCGGATGACAAATACATTGTAACAGGCTCTGGTGACAAGAAGGCCACAGTTTATGAGGTCATCTACTAA